A stretch of Cicer arietinum cultivar CDC Frontier isolate Library 1 chromosome 5, Cicar.CDCFrontier_v2.0, whole genome shotgun sequence DNA encodes these proteins:
- the LOC101496874 gene encoding BURP domain-containing protein BNM2A-like — protein MTLSISSWSFILCTLLVLLVVEESCARNIAIPYDLQQVTTESLLNNIMEVENADEEMNKNEHKKIIEKDVHASHKDHHNQIDPELNVFFIPKDLKVGKVMPIYFSNKDPSTSPKFLPKEEVEKIPFTPKNLPFLLDFFSISKNSPQAKAMKYTLEQCNFEPMEGETKFCATSLESLFDFASYMFGPNSKFKVLTTTHVTKSSVPLQNYTILQVNQISVPNAIGCHPMPYPFAVFYCHSQQGDTSLYEIVVEGENGGKVHAAAICHMDTSKWDADHVAFHVLNVQPGKSPVCHFFPSDNLVWLPLTNVP, from the exons ATGACACTTTCAATTTCTTCTTGGAGCTTCATCCTATGTACCCTACTTGTCCTTTTG GTTGTAGAAGAGAGTTGTGCTAGAAACATAGCTATACCCTATGATTTACAACAAGTCACAACAGAGAGTCTTCTAAATAATATCATGGAGGTTGAAAACGCTGATGAAGAAATGAATAAAAATGAACACAAAAAAATCATTGAAAAGGATGTGCATGCTTCTCATAAGGATCATCACAATCAAATAGACCCTGAATTGAATGTCTTTTTCATCCCAAAAGATTTAAAAGTTGGAAAAGTAATGCCAATTTATTTTTCCAACAAAGATCCTTCAACATCTCCAAAATTTCTCCCCAAAGAAGAAGTTGAAAAAATTCCTTTCACACCAAAAAATCTACCTTTCCTTTTAGATTTCTTCTCCATCTCAAAAAACTCTCCACAAGCCAAAGCAATGAAATACACACTTGAACAATGCAATTTTGAACCTATGGAAGGAGAGACAAAATTTTGTGCTACTTCCTTAGAATCTTTGTTTGACTTTGCTTCTTACATGTTTGGACccaattcaaaatttaaagttttgacCACAACCCATGTCACAAAATCCTCTGTCCCTTTACAAAACTACACAATTTTACAAGTGAATCAGATTTCAGTGCCAAATGCAATTGGGTGTCACCCTATGCCTTACCCTTTTGCAGTTTTCTATTGTCATAGCCAACAGGGTGATACTAGTTTGTATGAAATTGTAGTAGAAGGTGAAAATGGAGGAAAAGTTCATGCTGCAGCTATTTGTCACATGGATACTTCTAAATGGGATGCAGATCATGTGGCTTTTCATGTTCTTAATGTTCAACCTGGAAAGTCTCCTGTCTGTCATTTCTTTCCTTCTGATAATCTAGTTTGGCTGCCTTTGACTAATGTTCCATAG
- the LOC101506202 gene encoding BURP domain-containing protein BNM2A-like has protein sequence MAESMGKLSSKVDHTEAFKSVFFTLGDLKVGNVMTLRFPIREYARFLPRKLANIAFSKSQLPSLLQLFSLTEDSSQGLDMKDIIDQCEFEPTKGETKACPTSLESMLEFVQSVIGAEASYNIHTTSYSTTSGARLENYTILEISKDVYAPKWVACHPRPYPYALYYCHYLDIGSKVFKVLLRGQYGDIMDALGICHLDTSDES, from the coding sequence ATGGCAGAATCAATGGGGAAACTATCTTCTAAAGTTGACCATACAGAGGCGTTCAAGTCAGTTTTTTTCACTCTCGGTGATCTTAAAGTGGGGAATGTAATGACCCTGCGATTTCCTATCAGAGAATATGCTCGCTTCTTGCCAAGAAAACTAGCTAACATTGCTTTCTCCAAGTCACAACTACCAAGTCTTCTTCAACTATTTTCACTCACGGAAGACTCTTCCCAAGGTTTAGACATGAAAGACATAATTGATCAGTGTGAATTTGAACCCACAAAAGGGGAGACCAAGGCTTGCCCTACTTCTTTAGAATCCATGCTTGAATTTGTTCAAAGTGTAATTGGTGCTGAGGCCAGTTATAACATTCACACAACTAGCTATTCCACAACATCAGGTGCACGTTTGGAGAACTACACCATTTTGGAAATCTCAAAGGATGTCTATGCTCCAAAATGGGTAGCTTGTCACCCTAGGCCTTACCCTTATGCTCTTTATTATTGCCATTACCTAGACATAGGGAGTAAGGTCTTCAAAGTTCTTCTAAGGGGTCAATATGGAGACATAATGGATGCTTTGGGCATTTGCCACCTAGACACATCTGATGAATCCTAA